The following coding sequences lie in one Tichowtungia aerotolerans genomic window:
- a CDS encoding helix-turn-helix domain-containing protein: MSGEFVSVKPHATLTTGEVIRMLRELKGWTQEQLAEQSGLNAKNISLLENGRIDIGKKRAVQLAEAFNVHPAIIMFPEYEADLIGKAAQGDEIIGLTSEP; this comes from the coding sequence GTGTCGGGTGAATTTGTTTCGGTCAAACCGCACGCAACGCTGACGACTGGCGAAGTGATTCGCATGTTGCGTGAGCTGAAAGGCTGGACGCAGGAGCAGTTGGCCGAGCAGTCCGGCCTCAACGCCAAAAACATCAGCCTGCTCGAAAACGGCCGCATCGACATCGGCAAAAAACGTGCTGTCCAATTAGCAGAAGCCTTCAATGTCCACCCCGCCATCATCATGTTTCCCGAATACGAAGCCGACTTGATCGGCAAGGCGGCGCAAGGTGATGAAATAATAGGACTGACATCGGAGCCTTAA